Sequence from the Ziziphus jujuba cultivar Dongzao chromosome 9, ASM3175591v1 genome:
TAAGTTGGTAAGGCTTACACAACCTTCAAGGTTTAGAACTTTGAGAGATTTCAGACTACCCATGCTTGTTGGAAGATTTTGTAGACGAATGCAAGCTTTCAGGTTCAAGATAGTAAGCCTTTCAAGAAGTGTGATGGATGGGTGAATCTCCGATAGATTTACACAAGCTACAAGAATCAACTTCTCTAGATTTGGAACCACCCCAAAGTCTTCAAACTTTCTTAAATTTGTTGAATAACTTATGTCAATGgttttcaaattgtttaaagGCTGTTGtattgaaaagagaaaaaaatttagatatttcgtcagacaaaatatatattttccataacAGATTAGCAAAGAACAAGAAATTCTGATGGTATTTACCTTGATAGCGGTTTTCCAAAGGTGTTTGCTCAACCACAACTTTAATTCAACAAGTCCACCTCGTTGGAAATTTGATGGCAAATATTTGGCAGGAAATTCATGCCACCTAAGGAATCGTAACTCTTTAGAAAGATGTTCAATATTCAGTGTCTGACCATCTCTCATTTCCAAGACAAGATTCTGAAGAATGAGCAATCTTAACTTCTTCATGTTTGAGAAGGCTTCAAAATCGCAAACCAGTTTCTTCGGTTCTAGAAAACAGCATACTATGGCTTCCACTTTTGTTCCCTAATAGTTAAGATTAAAACATACAAGTGAAACGTAATGTGTAAGAGGCTGTATATAATGTACAGCCAAATGCCgcataaaaactatatatatataatttataaaaacacGTTGGTATTTCAAACATGCCGAATGAAAAGGATTTAAATGCATTTTGTTACTTCCTAATAATTACAAGCTTCAAAATCATCTAAATATATTACTaatcccaaaaataaataataataatggttaaAATGAACAAGGAGATAAAAATATGATAGCCTCAAAATAACAACATActgaatttataaaattgaaatattatgaAATACAAATACCAAAAGTCATGATTTTAATTGTGTAAGAAAACCTCTTACCGTGTTATGCTCTAAAACATGACATAAATCATCATAATTCCATATTCTACTGCATCTTCCTGGTTCATTGCGAGATTTTGCCCGAACAATTTCCTTTCCCATCTCTTGCAATAAGTCATGCATCCAAACTTTGTCATCATTGTCAACATGGAGGAGAGATTTATCAATAAGAACTCTTATCCCGATTTCTGGAAAGAAACCACAACTATCCataatttgaataatattgtCTTTTTCAAATCCATTGAAGAAGCATGCAATATCTAGGAAAATACTTTTCTCTATTTCCTCAAGTCCATCAAAACTGATTCGAAGTACTTTCGTAATCTCCTTGTTTGGATACTCCTTCAGCCTATCCAAAGCACTTTCCCATTGATTTACActttttccacataaaaaggAACCTAGTACTTCTAAAGCCAATGGAAGGCCATGAGTATAAGCTATCACTTGTTCAGACAACTTCTCATATTCCTTTGAAGGATGAGTACTTTTGAAGGCTTTGTGAGAAAAAAGTCGAAAACTTTCACTATAACACAATTCCTCAACTCTATATATGCTACAGTCCATATATGTACTTAGAAGCAAACTTTCGTCTCTAGTAGTTACAATTATTCTACTTCCAGAGCCAAACCAATTATTTTTCCCAGCTAATGCTTTTAGCTGGTCTAATTTGTCAATATCATCAAGGACAACAAGTACTTTCTTATGGCATAACTTACTTCTTATCATGTCCATTCCTTTATGAATATCCCTTATTTTTGTAGGCAACCCATTTAGAATGTCTGAGAGGAGAAGATTTTGCAAATACACAAGatcattttccttcttttcacaAACTCCTCTAATATTTGTAAGGAAGCTGCAACCTTCAAATTGAGAAGACATCCAATCATAATAAGCTTTGGCAAGAGTTGTCTTCCCAATTCCACCCAACCCACAAATTCCAATAAAGTGAACATTATCCAATGATGAAGTACAAACACAGACATTTAGTTTCTCTAGTCGTGAATCCATACCAAAATGGTCCTCCGAAATGTTTAACTGTGCAACACCAAGTTTATTTGATACCTTTGCGATAAAGTCT
This genomic interval carries:
- the LOC107427295 gene encoding disease resistance protein RPV1-like — its product is MKRSYSMFSSSSSSSSSRRTEYDVFLSFRGEDTRNNFTSHLYSALSQKGIYTFLDDDKLERGKSISPELLKAIENSRCSVIVLSENYASSSWCLDELVKILECREAFKQIVLPIFYHVDPSHVRKQIGSFGEPFHRYEQDFSQKVQKWRNALTQVASLAGWALHDGNEAKFIQDFIAKVSNKLGVAQLNISEDHFGMDSRLEKLNVCVCTSSLDNVHFIGICGLGGIGKTTLAKAYYDWMSSQFEGCSFLTNIRGVCEKKENDLVYLQNLLLSDILNGLPTKIRDIHKGMDMIRSKLCHKKVLVVLDDIDKLDQLKALAGKNNWFGSGSRIIVTTRDESLLLSTYMDCSIYRVEELCYSESFRLFSHKAFKSTHPSKEYEKLSEQVIAYTHGLPLALEVLGSFLCGKSVNQWESALDRLKEYPNKEITKVLRISFDGLEEIEKSIFLDIACFFNGFEKDNIIQIMDSCGFFPEIGIRVLIDKSLLHVDNDDKVWMHDLLQEMGKEIVRAKSRNEPGRCSRIWNYDDLCHVLEHNTGTKVEAIVCCFLEPKKLVCDFEAFSNMKKLRLLILQNLVLEMRDGQTLNIEHLSKELRFLRWHEFPAKYLPSNFQRGGLVELKLWLSKHLWKTAIKPLNNLKTIDISYSTNLRKFEDFGVVPNLEKLILVACVNLSEIHPSITLLERLTILNLKACIRLQNLPTSMGSLKSLKVLNLEGCVSLTNLPEELGLLNSLEELNLRGISVEDRDLPSSIALLENLKALSCCGGRQSNNMMNIIVGRGLSSSAGLFSLKMLELVNCGLGTFPESFGCLVSLEYLNLSNNDFSHLPISFNKLSKLRCIDLSLCRKLELLGPELPACLEILLLDYCVSLGKSLDPLMKEQCRLGCSATCVGCVKLARRQGSEMIAFTLLKAHLQYRPSGRFDIILPGNETPSWFTCTSFMPFINLQLDPNWCNSKWMGLALFLCALIPSPSISFEVVIQEVDDRFFIDNGFCITTTCPQELVSAAGSPADHLWLLYVPRNDIKAVWQNTNFSQLEFSFRSKDLDDDETSTPFYIRSCGVRLVYEQDIEAMNPMSSNRIEYPFEG